Within Cnuibacter physcomitrellae, the genomic segment CGCGACCTCGTCCGCTACCTCCTCCGCCCCGCCTAGCCCGCCCCGCCTAGCCCGCCCCGCTGCGCCCCACTCCCATCGAGTGCTCACTCTCGGCGCCATCCCGCGCGCCATGCACCCAGAAGTGAGCACTCGACCCCATGAGGCGACACGCCGGGCCCGCGCATCCCACCCACTGCTCACTTCTTGCGCCATCTCGCGCGCTATGCAGCCAGAAATGAGCACTCGCCCCTACCAGGAGATCACACTCCCGCGCCCGCGCATCCCATCCAGTGCTCACTCCTGGCGCCACCCCACGTCCACGCAGTCAGAAACGAGCACTCGACCCCCGCCAGGGGCCCACGTGCCCGCGCACGCGCATCCCACCCAGTGCTCACTCCTGGCAACATCTCCCGCGCAATGCAGCCAGCAATGAGCGCTCAACCACGCCAGGAGACCACACCCGCACCCACGCATCCCACCCACTGCTCACCCCTGACACCATCTCCTGCGCTATGCAGCCAGAAATGAGCACTCGACGTCGCCGGAAGATCACCCGCTCCCGAACGCGCGTCCCATCCAGTGCTCACTCTTGGCGCCATCCCGCGCGCCAGGGCAGCCAGAAATGAGCACTCGATGTTGACGGGAGCCGACCCCGCGAGGAGAGGCGCTCGGGGGGAGGGCGTGGGAGAGTGGGGCGTGCTCTCTCCGCAGACGTTGGACGACGCCGACCGGCGGGCGGTGGCGGCGTGGGCGGCCGACTGCGCCGAGCGGGTGCTGCCGCTGTTCGAGGCCGAGGCGCCCGACGACCCCCGCGCGCGGGACGCGATTGAGCGCGCGAGGGCCTACGCACGCGGCGAGGTCGACGCGGCGGGCCAGATCCGGATGCGCTTCGTGGCCGGGCGGGCGGCCGCCTCCGCCTCCTCCCCCACGGGGGCGGCGGCGGCCAGGTCGGCCGCGCAGGCCTCGGGGGTGGCGCACATGGGCGCGCACGCGCTCGGCGCCGCGGCCTACGCCGCGAAGGCGGTCGCCCTCGCCGCCCCCGACGACCCGGGGGCAGCGGCACGGGAACTGAAGCACCAGCTGGACTCGATGGACGACGACGTCGCAGCCGCGCTGCGCCGCCTGCCCCTCCTCGGCGAGGACCGCTCCGGCCCCCTCGGCACCGGGCTCCTGACGGTCGGCGCCCTCGGCGACGCCATCCGCACCCTGCAGCGGGAGGTCGGCGGCCGTGCCTAGGCTGCGATCATGACGAAGGTCGAGGCGGACGCGCTGCCCCTGCTCCGGCAGCGTTCGAGCTACAAGTGGCGGGCCTACCCGGAGGACGTGCTGCCGCTCTTCGTCGCCGAGACCGACTACCCGATCGCTCCGGTCGTGGCCGCGGCCGTCGAGGAACGCCTGCGACTGTCCGACACCGGATACGTCGCGAGCGCCCGTCCCGTCGCCGACGCGTTCGCGCGCTTCGCCGAGCGGCGATGGGCCTGGACGATCGACGCGGAGACCGTGCGGGCGACCACCGACGTCAGCGTGGCGATCGTCGAGACGCTCCGCGTGCTGCTGCCCCCGTCGTCCGGCGTGGTGATCATGCCGCCGATCTACCCGCCGTTCTTCGAGCTGGTGACCGAGGCTGGCCATCGCGTGGTCGAGGTGCCCCTCGCCGACGGCGAGCGCCTCGACCTCGAGGGCCTCGAGGCCGCTCTCGCAGCGGGAGCGCGCGCGGTGCTGCTCTGCAACCCGCAGAACCCGATCGGCCGGCCCCATCCGAGCGAGGAGCTGGCCGCTCTGGCCGAGCTGGCCGACCGGTTCGGCGCCGTCGTCGTGAGCGACGAGATCCACGCTCCGCTCGTGCATCCGGATGGCGACGTCACGCCCTTCCTCGCGGTGTCGGATGCGGCGGCCCGCGTCGGCGTGTGCGTCACGTCGGCGTCGAAGGGCTGGAACATCGCCGGGTTCAAGTGCGCACTCATCGTGCCGGGTTCCGCGGCGACCTCGGCCCGGGTGGACGGACTGAGCGACGAGGTCCTCGCGCGGACGAGCATCCTGGGGCTGCACGCGTCGGTCGCCGCGTTCGGCACGCCCGAGGGCGAGGAGTGGCTCGACGGCACGGTGGCGGCGATCGTCGAGAACCGCCACCTTCTGCGTGCGCTGCTCGACGAGCACCTGCCCGAGGTCGGCTATCGCGAGCCCACCGCGGGATACCTCGCCTGGCTCGACTTCCGGGCGCTGGGCTGGGGCGACGACCCCGCCGAGCGCATCCTGGCGGAGGGGCGGGTCGCGCTCGTCCCGGGCCCCACCTTCGGGTCCGTGGGTCGCGGCTTCGCGCGGCTCAACCTCGCCTGCTCGCCCGGCGTCCTCACCGAGGCCGTCGAGCGCATCGCCGCCCTGCGCTGACCGCCCCCCTCGCGGACGAGCACACCCGGAGATCGCGGCTCCTGTCGCCAGGCAGCCGCTCTCTCCGGGTGTGCTCGGTGGTGCGGGGGTCGCTCGTCAGCGCGTGGCGCGGCGGCGGCGGGCTCCGATCAGGAGCACGGATCCGGCCAGCAGGACCAGGGCTCCGAGGCCGAGGGCGGACCCCGTCTCGCCGGCTCCGGTCGCGGCGAGCTGCGTGGCGTTGCCGCCACCACCCGCCGGGACCGGCACGGGTACCGGAGCCGGCGGAACCGGCACGGGCGGCAGCGCGGCGAGGAACGCCGCAGCGTTCACGCGGCCCGCACCCGTGGCGTCCTGCGAGGACACGCCGTTGAAGATGTTCGGCACCTCCTCGGCGGTCGAGGTGAGCGCCGCGCGCACCTGCTGCGGCGTGGCCTGCGGGTTGAGCTGAAGCCCGAGCGCGGCCACCGCGGCCACCGACGGCGCGGCGGCCGAGGTGCCGGTGAAGGAGTAGACGCCCGGATGACCGCTCACCGGCTGCTGGTTGCTGAAGAAGTTCGTCCAGCCGCCGTCGACGCCGGTGACGTCGGGCGCTCCGGAGATCGGCGTCGCGAGGGCGGCCGTGCTCGGGATGGGCTCGAAGTAGAGGGTCGTCGGACCGGTGCCGCTGAAGGGCTCGAGGGTGTCCGGCGTCTCCGCGTTCGCGGCCACGACGCTCACGGCCGACGGGGTGCCGGCGTGACCATAGATCGACGGGCCGACGATGTCGCCGCCGGTGCTCTGGTAGTACTCGGCGCCGCCGAGGAAGCTGCCGAGGAAGATCGCCTTCACGCGGGGCAGCGACGCCGACGCACCGCCGGTCGTGTCGCGGACGACGACGAAGTCGTAGGCGCCACCGGTCGGCTGGAAGCGGATGACCTGGAAGGGATCGACACCGGCGAACGGAGTGAAGCCGACGACCGCACCGTTCGAGTCGAGCACGACGCCGGTGAGCTGCGTGTCGGCTGCACCGAACGGCTGAGCCCACTGCAGCATGATGCTCGCGACCCCGCCCTGGAGGTCCGGGTACAGCAGCTGGTCGGTGGGGTCGTCCGCGCCGGTGGGGCTGAAGTCGAGGCAGTCGCCGGTCAGACCCGCCTGCGTCAGCGAGGTCGCGATGACGGCGGGGCAGTCGATCGGACGATAGCCGGGGGTCTCCCACGAGGAGATGACCGACCCGGTGCTCGGACCGACACGACCGACGGAGGTGTCGTTGCCGGCGGCGGTGAAGAACGGGACGCCCTGGCTCTCCGCTTCGGTCACCGCGTTCGAGATGGTGCCGTCCTGGAACATCAACTCGTCGAGGTAGCCGAGGTCGTCGACGATGATGTCCGCTCCGTCGGCGAGCAGCGCCTCGACGGAGTTGGCGAACGCCACCTGGCTGTTGCCGCCCGACGCGAACGCGAGCGTCGCGCCGGGAGCGATGCTGTGCACGAGCTGCGCCATCGCGCGGCCCTCGTCCGAGCCGGGGCCCTCCGCCTCACGGACGACCTGCACCGGCTGCGTGTAGCCGCAGGGGTTGCCGGCGCCCGGGAGCAGACCGGCGGCGACGTCCTCGGCGGGCGTCGTCAGCGCATCCGTCGACGTGCCGAACGAGTCGGAGATGATGCCCACCTTCACGCCCGAGCCGTCCACCTTGTAGAGCTCCTGCGCCAGAGGCACGTTGAGCGGGTCGGCGAGGTTCGCCGGGACGGTGCGGCAGTCGTCGGCGGCGGCCGCGGGGACCGCGCCCACGGCGGACGCCATCGCCTCGCGGGCCGAGCCCGAGGTGGTCGGGGCGAGGCTCTGCACGACGCTCGTCACGTGCGGCAGGGCGGCGACGGCGTCGAGCTTCGAGGCCGGGACCGTGGCGCCGATGACGAAGTACTTCGCCGCGACGTCGTCGACGGTGCCCAGGGCGGCGAGCGCGGCGACGTCGGCGTCGCTCGGCGTGGTCGAGTAGTAGACGGTGACGGCGATGCCCTGCTCGGAGATCTGCAGCCCCGTCGGTCCGGCGCCGAGGACGTCCGCGGACTCCGTGGCGGCGTCGATCTGCTCGTTGGCGACCGCCGGATTGGTCGAGAGGTCGAGGTTCGACGCGACGGAGAGCCATCCGGACAGCTTCTCCGACGGGTCACCCCCGGCCGTCGGCTCCGCGGATGCCGTGCCCGCGGTCATCAGGATCGCCCCTGCGGCGATGGTGACGGCCGCGCACTGCGCAACGGCCCTGGTGAGTCTTCTCATCTAGGTCGGTTCCCCCACTGTCGAGACCGCGGCGTCGCGGCCTCGACCACGCTATCCAAGCCGCCGCACCACCCGCGGCCCCCGAAGGGGAGGGCGAGCGGTTCTCCGCAGACGGGACGAGCTACTCAGCGGGGACGAGGCGCTTCGCCGCGACGGCGAGCTCGGCGTTCGACGCGGCGACGGAGCCGTCGGGCAGCGTGCCGACGTCCTCCAGCCCGACGCGGATGCCCTTCCCCAGCCGGGCCGCGCGCTCCACCACGGCCCAGGTGCCCGCACCGAGCCCGTGCTCCAGCTGCTCCAGGCCCACCCCGGCGCGGGCCACCACGGCCTCCATGTCGGCGATGAGACCCAGGGCCGTCTCGGGATCGGGATCCATGGCCTCGATCACGAGGCGCTCGAACCGGTCCCATCCGCCGATCGCGACGAACCGCTCGGCGTCGGCGACCGAGAGGACGCACGCCTCGATCGCCACGCCGCGCGAGACGAGCAGGGCCGACAGATCGTCGATCCCGTCCTCGCCCTGGTTCGCCGAGATCAGGTCGGGCAGCTCGGTCCAGCCGCTCACCAGCTCGAGGCGGCGCCGCGGATCGGGCTCGATCTCGGCGAAGGTGGTCACGTTGAGCGGGATGCCCGGGCAGCTCGCACGCACCGCGGTGAGCATCCGCCCCACGTGTACCGGCTCGAGCGACTCGCGCCCGTCATCGTCGAACGCGTGCAGGTGCAGCAGGGTCGCCCCGGCCGCCACGCACTCGGCCGCGTCGCGCGCGATCTCGTCGGGGGTGCGCGGCATGGCCGGATGCGTGCTGTCGCCGTTCAGTGCGATCTGGAGGTGCGCCATCAGCTGCCGTCCGCTCGGTGCTCGGCCGCGAGACGCTCCCCGCGGGCGAAGGCGTCCTCCTCGCGCTCGCGCAGCTCGACCCGGCGGATCTTGCCGGAGATCGTCTTCGGCAGGACGAAGAACTCGATGCGGCGTACGCGTTCATAGGCCGAGAGCAGGTCGCGCGAGTGGGTGAAGATCGCCGAGGCGGTGGCCGCATCCGGCTCCCATCCCTCGGCGAGGGCGACGTACGCCTTCACCACGCTGTGCCTGGTCGCATCCGGAGCCGGGACCACGGCCGACTCCGCCACGGCCGGATGCTGCAGCAGCACGCTCTCGACCTCGAACGGCGACACCTTGTAGTCGGAGGACTTGAAGATGTCGTCCGTCCGGCCCACGAAGGTGATGGTGCCGTCGGCGTCGCGGGTGGCGACGTCGCCGGTGTGGAAGCGGCCGTCCGCTCGCGCGCGGGTGGTGCGCTCGTCGTCGCCCAGGTAGCCGGCCATGAGGTTGACCGGCTCCGGATCGAGCGAGAGGCAGATCTCCCCGGTGCCGGAGGGCTCGCCCGAGACCGGGTCGATGATCTCGACGGCGACGCCCGGCAGCGCTCGCCCCATCGCGCCCGGGACGATCGGGCGGCCCGGAGGGTTGGCGATGACGGCGGTCATCTCGGTCTGTCCGTAGCCGTCGCGGATGGTGAGCCCCCACGACTCCTCGACCTTCGCGATCACCCCCGGGTTCAGCGGCTCACCCGCGGAGAGGATCTCGCGGAGCGCCCTCGGCCGGTCGCCGAGGTCGGCCTGGATGAGCATCCGCCACACCGTCGGCGGCGCGCAGAAGGTCGACACGCCCGCCTCGTCGAGGCGGCGCAGCAGCGCACCGGCGTCGAACCGCGCGTAGTTGGAGACGAACACCGTCGCCTCAGCGATCCAGGGGGCGAAGAAGCAGCTCCAGGCGTGCTTCGCCCAGCCGGGCGAGCTGATGGCGAGATGCACGTCGCGCGGTCGCACCCCGAGCCAGTACATCGTGCTGAGGTGGCCGACCGGGTACGACTCGTGGGTGTGCACCACCATCTTCGGCTTCGAGGTGGTGCCCGACGTGAAGTAGACCAGGCAGGGGTCGTCGGTGTCGACGACCACGGTCGGGGCGATGCCCTCCGCGTCGATGGAGTCGTCGTAGTCGAGCCATCCGTCGACCCGGCCGCCCGCCGCGATGAGCACCACGTCGTCCGCCTCGGGGAGGCCCTCGAACTTGGCGGCCTCGGAGGCGTCGGCGATGACGTGCGTCACCTCGCCGCGCTCGAGCCGATCGGCGAGGTCGGTGGGCGAGAGCAGCACGGTGGTGGGCAGGATGACGGCCCCGAGCTTCATGATCGCGAGCATCGACTCCCACAGCTCCACCCGGTTGCCGAGCATGAGCATCACGTGGTCGCCCTGCTCGACGCCCTGGGCGTGCAGCCAGGCGGCGACCTCGTCGGAGCGCCAGCGCATCCGGTCGAAGCTGACCACCGTCTCGGAGCCGTCCTCCTCCACGATCCACAGCGCCGGGCGCTCGTTGCCGATCGCGATCGCGTCGAACCAGTCGATCGCCCAGTTGAAGTGCGGACCCACATCCGGCCAGCGGAACTCGGCCTCCGCCGCCTCCGCGTCGGTGCGGTGGGCGAGGAGGGTGTCGCGCGCGGCCCGGAACTGCTCTGTCGGGTTCATGCTGCCAGTCTGGCCCATCCGCGCTGGTGCATCCCTGGGGCGATGGTGCTGGAATGGGACGTCGACGAGAGGATGCGGGATGCGGATCGATCTGACGGGCAGGACGGCGGCGGTGACGGGGTCGACCGGAGGGATCGGGTACGCCATCGCGCGGGGCCTCGCCGACGCGGGGGCGCGTGTGGTGGTCAACGGCCGGAGCGACGACTCCGTCTCGTCGGCGATCGGGCGGATGCGCGCCGAGCTCCCCGAGGCCGAGCTCGTGGCCGCGGTCGCCGACGTGACCACGCAGGAGGGCGCCGATCGACTGCGGGAATCGGCCGGCGACGTCGACGTGCTCGTCAACAACCTGGGCATCTTCGGGGCGGTGCCGCCGCTCGAGATCGACGACGACGAGTGGCGCCGCTTCTTCGAGACCAACGTGCTCAGCGCGGCGCGCCTCATCCGGATGACGCTGCCCGGCATGATCGACCGCGGATGGGGGCGCGTGCTCTCGATCGCGAGCGACTCCGCGCTCGTCATCCCCGAGGAGATGATCCACTACGGCGCGTCCAAGACCGCGCTGCTCGCGGTCTCGCGCGGGTTCGCGAAGGCGGCCGCCGGGTCCGGGGTCACGGTCAACTCGGTGATCGCCGGTCCGACCCATACGCCGGGCGTGGAGGACTTCGTCTACCAGCTCGTCGACCGCTCGCTGCCGTGGGAGGAGGCGCAGCGCGAGTTCATGCGCGTCCATCGCCCGCAGTCGCTGCTCCAGCGGCTGATCGAGCCCGAGGAGATCGCGAACCTCGTCTGCTACCTCGCCTCGCCGCTCGCCTCCGCCACCACGGGTGCCGCGGTGCGGGTCGACGGCGGCTACGTGGACTCGATCGTCCCGTAGGCCTCACGGCGCTCGCGCCCGCTCCCCGCTCCCCGCTCCGCGCTCCCCGCTCCCCGCTGGGAGGATGGACCAGTGGACATCGAGATGGCGGCGATCCCCGGCGGCACGGTCGCGCTCCACGACGCGCGTCGGAAGGTGCGCTGGAGCGTCGAGCTCGAGCCGTTCGAGCTCGGCCGCTACCCGGTCACCGAGGAGCAGCTGGCGGAGATGCTGGGCGAGTCGGCCGCGCATCCGCGTCGGCCTGCCACCGGCGTGAGCTGGCTGCGGGCGGTGCGCTTCTGCAACGCGGCCTCGGAGTGGGAGGGGCTCGATCCCGCGTACGCGGTCGACGGCGACGAGGTCACCTGGCACGTCGATGCCGATGGGTTCAGGCTCCCCACCGAGGCGGAGTGGGAGCTCGCCTGCCGCGCCGGCTCGACCGGGGCGCACTACGGCCCCCTGGCGGAGGTGGCCTGGACGGCGGCCGACGGGGTGACGGCGCCGCAGGCCATCGGCGGGCGGATGCCGAACGCCTTCGGCCTGTTCGACACGC encodes:
- a CDS encoding formylglycine-generating enzyme family protein, translated to MAAIPGGTVALHDARRKVRWSVELEPFELGRYPVTEEQLAEMLGESAAHPRRPATGVSWLRAVRFCNAASEWEGLDPAYAVDGDEVTWHVDADGFRLPTEAEWELACRAGSTGAHYGPLAEVAWTAADGVTAPQAIGGRMPNAFGLFDTLGNVWEWCWDLLDPARYGDYRVFRGGGFADDAWSVRASTRRGGAPRTALEDLGFRVARGGFDGPADAAQGWSAEVDRERADVSGPLPVGWTPRRR
- a CDS encoding SDR family NAD(P)-dependent oxidoreductase, giving the protein MRIDLTGRTAAVTGSTGGIGYAIARGLADAGARVVVNGRSDDSVSSAIGRMRAELPEAELVAAVADVTTQEGADRLRESAGDVDVLVNNLGIFGAVPPLEIDDDEWRRFFETNVLSAARLIRMTLPGMIDRGWGRVLSIASDSALVIPEEMIHYGASKTALLAVSRGFAKAAAGSGVTVNSVIAGPTHTPGVEDFVYQLVDRSLPWEEAQREFMRVHRPQSLLQRLIEPEEIANLVCYLASPLASATTGAAVRVDGGYVDSIVP
- a CDS encoding 3-keto-5-aminohexanoate cleavage protein; its protein translation is MAHLQIALNGDSTHPAMPRTPDEIARDAAECVAAGATLLHLHAFDDDGRESLEPVHVGRMLTAVRASCPGIPLNVTTFAEIEPDPRRRLELVSGWTELPDLISANQGEDGIDDLSALLVSRGVAIEACVLSVADAERFVAIGGWDRFERLVIEAMDPDPETALGLIADMEAVVARAGVGLEQLEHGLGAGTWAVVERAARLGKGIRVGLEDVGTLPDGSVAASNAELAVAAKRLVPAE
- a CDS encoding putative immunity protein, which gives rise to MLSPQTLDDADRRAVAAWAADCAERVLPLFEAEAPDDPRARDAIERARAYARGEVDAAGQIRMRFVAGRAAASASSPTGAAAARSAAQASGVAHMGAHALGAAAYAAKAVALAAPDDPGAAARELKHQLDSMDDDVAAALRRLPLLGEDRSGPLGTGLLTVGALGDAIRTLQREVGGRA
- a CDS encoding AMP-binding protein; this encodes MNPTEQFRAARDTLLAHRTDAEAAEAEFRWPDVGPHFNWAIDWFDAIAIGNERPALWIVEEDGSETVVSFDRMRWRSDEVAAWLHAQGVEQGDHVMLMLGNRVELWESMLAIMKLGAVILPTTVLLSPTDLADRLERGEVTHVIADASEAAKFEGLPEADDVVLIAAGGRVDGWLDYDDSIDAEGIAPTVVVDTDDPCLVYFTSGTTSKPKMVVHTHESYPVGHLSTMYWLGVRPRDVHLAISSPGWAKHAWSCFFAPWIAEATVFVSNYARFDAGALLRRLDEAGVSTFCAPPTVWRMLIQADLGDRPRALREILSAGEPLNPGVIAKVEESWGLTIRDGYGQTEMTAVIANPPGRPIVPGAMGRALPGVAVEIIDPVSGEPSGTGEICLSLDPEPVNLMAGYLGDDERTTRARADGRFHTGDVATRDADGTITFVGRTDDIFKSSDYKVSPFEVESVLLQHPAVAESAVVPAPDATRHSVVKAYVALAEGWEPDAATASAIFTHSRDLLSAYERVRRIEFFVLPKTISGKIRRVELREREEDAFARGERLAAEHRADGS
- a CDS encoding MalY/PatB family protein, giving the protein MTKVEADALPLLRQRSSYKWRAYPEDVLPLFVAETDYPIAPVVAAAVEERLRLSDTGYVASARPVADAFARFAERRWAWTIDAETVRATTDVSVAIVETLRVLLPPSSGVVIMPPIYPPFFELVTEAGHRVVEVPLADGERLDLEGLEAALAAGARAVLLCNPQNPIGRPHPSEELAALAELADRFGAVVVSDEIHAPLVHPDGDVTPFLAVSDAAARVGVCVTSASKGWNIAGFKCALIVPGSAATSARVDGLSDEVLARTSILGLHASVAAFGTPEGEEWLDGTVAAIVENRHLLRALLDEHLPEVGYREPTAGYLAWLDFRALGWGDDPAERILAEGRVALVPGPTFGSVGRGFARLNLACSPGVLTEAVERIAALR
- a CDS encoding S8 family serine peptidase; amino-acid sequence: MRRLTRAVAQCAAVTIAAGAILMTAGTASAEPTAGGDPSEKLSGWLSVASNLDLSTNPAVANEQIDAATESADVLGAGPTGLQISEQGIAVTVYYSTTPSDADVAALAALGTVDDVAAKYFVIGATVPASKLDAVAALPHVTSVVQSLAPTTSGSAREAMASAVGAVPAAAADDCRTVPANLADPLNVPLAQELYKVDGSGVKVGIISDSFGTSTDALTTPAEDVAAGLLPGAGNPCGYTQPVQVVREAEGPGSDEGRAMAQLVHSIAPGATLAFASGGNSQVAFANSVEALLADGADIIVDDLGYLDELMFQDGTISNAVTEAESQGVPFFTAAGNDTSVGRVGPSTGSVISSWETPGYRPIDCPAVIATSLTQAGLTGDCLDFSPTGADDPTDQLLYPDLQGGVASIMLQWAQPFGAADTQLTGVVLDSNGAVVGFTPFAGVDPFQVIRFQPTGGAYDFVVVRDTTGGASASLPRVKAIFLGSFLGGAEYYQSTGGDIVGPSIYGHAGTPSAVSVVAANAETPDTLEPFSGTGPTTLYFEPIPSTAALATPISGAPDVTGVDGGWTNFFSNQQPVSGHPGVYSFTGTSAAAPSVAAVAALGLQLNPQATPQQVRAALTSTAEEVPNIFNGVSSQDATGAGRVNAAAFLAALPPVPVPPAPVPVPVPAGGGGNATQLAATGAGETGSALGLGALVLLAGSVLLIGARRRRATR